The Bacteroidota bacterium genomic sequence TTTTAACAACATCAATTATTTGTTTTGCTTTTGCTGTATCAAGATGAAAATATTCGTGTACTTCCATTGCCAATTCTAAGCTCAAAGCATTATCATTTTCTGAAATATTTAATTTCAAAGCTGTTCCTGTTTCGACAGGGTTAATATCATAAGCAGGTGAGAGCAACCATCCGTTAGGAGATAAAATAAAACCATGATTTCTAAGATGGTCGTCAGTGTTTGATACACAGATACTGAATACTATCCTTCGCCATAATTCTTCTAAATCGGAATTTATATTTGCACCTTTAGTCGTTATAAACTCAACTAATTCCAAGTAACTTGCACCATCCTCATAATCTTGTCCATCGGTATAACCAAGCATTGTTAAAGCAGAAGCAAAGTGAATTCGTTGTCCAGCATTAGTACGATCAAAACGTTTTGTCATAAAAGTATGATGCTTAGACGAAAATTTCTTTGCTTTAGATTCTATCATATTTATTCCTGCTTCTATTGCCAATTTATATGTTACAATTTCCCATCCGCCTATATCTATTTGGTCATTACGACTTGGAAATTTTGCAATCCAAAGATTACCTTCTGTATCAGTAATACTAGCTTTTGGTCGTGCTCCTCCAATTGAAGAACCTGGGGCAACAAGCATATTTAACCACTTCAAATAATCAGGATTATTAATAATGTCCTCTTCTTCCAATCGCAAGCTTATTTCTTCCAATTCTCTTGCTGATGTATTGGGAGGGCTTGTCATAGCCTTATTGTCATCTAAAAATGGTCCATTCAAATTTTCCTTGAATCTCAAAGCACCCATTCTGTAGCTATCATGCACACCAAGTAAATAATCCGTTTCAAATAAGTTTTGTTCTTGTCGTTGCTCTTCTCTTGCTTTTATAGCTTCACACCTTCTCATTAAAATACGTCCCCACCTATCAGGAGAAGAATCTAAAAATAATCCGAAATTGTTCTTATTCTCATCATTTAAATATTGCAATCCTGAATATAATTGCAAATCAGGATCTAATAATTGTGTGTATTCAGAGTTTAACCAAGTCTTATCGTATTCAAAAGAAAATATTTCCTTCCCTCTTAATAATTCGGAATGTAATATTCCCATTAAACATGGTTCAATCATTCCCTGCCAATGTGCAAACACATAAATGCTTTTTTTTATTTCATTCTCTCTCATGTCTTTTTATTTCTTTTTGGTGCTCTTTTTTTTGTTAGTAGTTTAGCATCCTGTAACTTCCTGCCTAATTCATCATCCTTTGCTATCAAAAGCAAATCTTTTTCAAGTCCCATTATCATCAACACTTGCAAATAAGCTCCTATACTAACACTTTGAGAACCTTTTTCTATTGACAACAATGTTGGACGACTAATATTTGCTCGTTCAGCAACCAATTCACTACTGTATTTTCTTCTTAATCTTGCAAGTTTTAGATTTTCTCCTAATTCAACAAGAATTCTCTTAGTTTTCGGCAAAAGTATTAGTTTCTTCTTTGTCATAACACAAAATATTTTTTACAAATATAATACATTTTGTAAAATCATTGTTTTGTTATATTTTTTTGCTGATACTGAAATAATTCTCAATATCAGAACAACTGACCTAATCGTTAAGACGATATCTATTTGGGTGGACTCAGGAAAACATTTTAACAAAACCTTTATTAAAACCTATAAGACAAATAAAATGAAAAATTATCCTTACCAATTGTCGGGAAAAATGTCAGTTTTGCTGAATTGTTTTTATGAAGTTTCACTATGGTTTTTCCGGTAACAAAGCCAATTACAGAGCCTAAGAAAATATCGGAAGTCCAGTGGTAATTGTCATAAACACGCGATAAAGCAGTCATGCTTGCTATTGAGTATGCTAAGTAAGGAACCCATTTTGTTTCCTTTAATTCCTCGGAAATTACGCTTGCCACAGAAAAAGCTGCTGCAGAATGACCTGATGGGAAAGATAAATTGTGAGTACTTAATTGCGGACCGTCCCATCTATTAAAAGGATCTCCTGTATTGGGTCTGTGCCTATGCCCCGATAATTTTAAAGCATAAACAAAAGCTCCTGAAAGCAAATAACTTTCAATTCCGAGTAATGCTATTCTTTTTGCTTTGTTGTTATCAAAAACAGTAGCACCCAAATAGGTTAAACTTAAAGCAGCAAGGGGGTAATAACCTCCCGCAGGTTCAACAATTTTTGCTAAAGCATCAACAGATTTCGAACGGTTTTTTTGAACAAAATTATGAATTTTTTGATCTTGTGTGTAAAGCCCGATAGTTGTTCCTACAACAATTCCAGCTTTGCACCAATCTTTTGTTTTCCACCTGAATGCTGAAGTAAGAATGTATTTTGTATCGTAAAAATATGATTTGAAATAATTAGAATTTAGTTTTAGTGTATCATCATTTTTATGGTTTATTTCAAAGTTATTGCTGTAAACATTTGTATTTGTTAAACAGACAAAAAGAAGTAAAAATAAAATATTTTTAATTTTAAATATATTTACACTCATGATTTGCATCAACTAATTCCCTGTATTTTACAATTATCTTTTTAAAATCTTCCCAAACATCTTTTTTTAATGCAGGATTTCTAAGCAAAGCTGAGGGATGAAATGTAGGCATCACAAATCTTTTTTCATACATTTTCCAATTACCTCTATCCCTTGTAATTTTTGCATAAGGGTCAAGCAATCCTTTTATTGCGGTAGAGCCAAGTAAAACAATTATTTTCGGGTCAACCATTTCAATTTGTCTTTTCAAAAAAGGCAAACAAACTTCCATTTCTTCTTTTGTAGGTTTACGATTTTGAGGCGGACGGCATTTTATAATATTTCCTATATAGATATGTTTTTCTCTATCAAAATTACAAGCCGCTAATATTTTGTCTAACAATTGCCCTGATTTTCCAACAAAGGCAATTCCTTTTTTATCCTCTTCAAATCCCGGAGCTTCGCCTATTAAAAATATTTCCGCATTAGGATTTCCGTTTCCAACTATTGCTTTGTTTCTACTTTTGTATAAATCACATTTTTGACAATTATTTATTTCTTCTTTAATTTTATCAAACATAATAAATTAGTTCAAAATTGAATCTACTCTAAAAAGTCTTAAAATGATTTTCAGCTTCTTTCTACCCCAAACCCTAAAGGGAGAAGTAGCTGAAAATCAGGACTCCCTTTAGGGAATGGGGCAATTCCTGATTTTCAAAAGCTGTACTCATTACTTTTTAGAATGGATTCAAAATTAGTTTTTTGACATACACCTCATTTTCTAAAACAACTTTTAAAAGATAAATTCCTTTTTCGTAATCATTCAATTTTATTGGAATAATCTTATCTCCTTTTTTTATCTTTTTTTCAATTAATACTTCTTTTCCACCAACTGAATAAACAATAAGTTTTGCATTTTGATCTATCCCGTTTTCAAAATGAATAAAAAATTCTCCATTTGCAGGATTCGGATAAACAACAATATTTTTTGAATTTTCATTATCAATTGAGTAAGGAATAAGGTAAAGTTCTTTGTTTGTTTTTGCCACACAATCCGCATAATCACTAACTTTTAAGCAAATATTGTAACTCCCGGCAGTTAGGAAATTATAATTTAAA encodes the following:
- a CDS encoding HipA domain-containing protein; its protein translation is MRENEIKKSIYVFAHWQGMIEPCLMGILHSELLRGKEIFSFEYDKTWLNSEYTQLLDPDLQLYSGLQYLNDENKNNFGLFLDSSPDRWGRILMRRCEAIKAREEQRQEQNLFETDYLLGVHDSYRMGALRFKENLNGPFLDDNKAMTSPPNTSARELEEISLRLEEEDIINNPDYLKWLNMLVAPGSSIGGARPKASITDTEGNLWIAKFPSRNDQIDIGGWEIVTYKLAIEAGINMIESKAKKFSSKHHTFMTKRFDRTNAGQRIHFASALTMLGYTDGQDYEDGASYLELVEFITTKGANINSDLEELWRRIVFSICVSNTDDHLRNHGFILSPNGWLLSPAYDINPVETGTALKLNISENDNALSLELAMEVHEYFHLDTAKAKQIIDVVK
- a CDS encoding helix-turn-helix transcriptional regulator; the protein is MTKKKLILLPKTKRILVELGENLKLARLRRKYSSELVAERANISRPTLLSIEKGSQSVSIGAYLQVLMIMGLEKDLLLIAKDDELGRKLQDAKLLTKKRAPKRNKKT
- a CDS encoding phosphatase PAP2 family protein, with amino-acid sequence MSVNIFKIKNILFLLLFVCLTNTNVYSNNFEINHKNDDTLKLNSNYFKSYFYDTKYILTSAFRWKTKDWCKAGIVVGTTIGLYTQDQKIHNFVQKNRSKSVDALAKIVEPAGGYYPLAALSLTYLGATVFDNNKAKRIALLGIESYLLSGAFVYALKLSGHRHRPNTGDPFNRWDGPQLSTHNLSFPSGHSAAAFSVASVISEELKETKWVPYLAYSIASMTALSRVYDNYHWTSDIFLGSVIGFVTGKTIVKLHKNNSAKLTFFPTIGKDNFSFYLSYRF
- a CDS encoding uracil-DNA glycosylase, translating into MFDKIKEEINNCQKCDLYKSRNKAIVGNGNPNAEIFLIGEAPGFEEDKKGIAFVGKSGQLLDKILAACNFDREKHIYIGNIIKCRPPQNRKPTKEEMEVCLPFLKRQIEMVDPKIIVLLGSTAIKGLLDPYAKITRDRGNWKMYEKRFVMPTFHPSALLRNPALKKDVWEDFKKIIVKYRELVDANHECKYI